tcaaatccatctccaatttagagagaaggatgatgTGGGGGAcggtgtcaaaagctttacaaaaGTCCAGATCGATGTCATCCATTGCTTTccccatgtccactgctgtggctgccccatcacagaaagcccctaggttggtcaggcaggacttgccgTGGATGAAGCCATGTCGTTTCACCTCCCTGCCCTTAAGCAGagcttctaggaagatctgttccaaGATCTTCTGAGGCCCAGAGGGGAGGCTCTGGGTCAGACAGGTCAGGAGGACCATGTTGTACCATACAATGTCTGTTTTCACGTGAACAAACACAAACCTTCTAGTAAGCTTTCCTTGTGTTGAGTGTATGCAGGAAAGTTCTGCTcttaattctgtatttattgtGTGCTCTTATTCTAATTTGccactttgcaaagtcttaaaaaaccccaaatgtaCAAAACCAGCCCAGAAAAGCATCTTTGTTCCTTCTCAAAGCACCCTTGTGAGTAACTGGACAACTTCAGCCAGCCTTGGTACCAAGACTGTGCAGAAATGAAGAGCAAGGACCACCGGGGCCATTGTTAAAAACCatccttttatttcagaagtgatCTTAAGGCTATTCTTACTCCCCTCTCTCTCGTAATAAAGACAAGTTAGTCTGAATCTGCTTCATCTTCAGATTGACTTGCTTCCAGCCCAGCCTTGTAGCACTGTGACAAAGTTCTCAGCTCCTCCAAGGCCTCCTGGAACTCATCCTGCTCAACTCCCGTGGAGAAGAAGCTGGCAAATCGCCGCGTGTTCAGCTTCTGTATATCCCTGTACAAGCTGGTGAGGAGTGTGTGCAGCACCGGGGAGGACTGCAGGGCCGCCAGGACAGGGATGCTCtccacagctgcagggaaaaCGTCTTTGTTTCAACACACCAATCCAAATCTTGTTCCCTGCCCTATTTTGCGTAGCATCAGAGTTGCTTCACACTAACCAGTTTTGCCCTAAAAACACCTAGAAGAGTTTTTgggtttattctttttaaagaattctcTTCATcgaatcatttggttggaaaagaccttcgagatcatcgagtccaaccatccctgtccaaGACTGacccatccctgagcacctcgttCACTCAGCTTtcgaacccctccagagatggggatgccacccctgccctgagcagcctctgccagtgcctgagaaccttttCAGGGAAGTTTTTCCCAGtgttcaatctaaacctcccctggtaaAGCCTGAGGCTGTTTCTCTTATCCTATCGCTTGttcttgggagcagagcccagcacccatcttgctccaacctcctttccaggaccTGCAGAGCgtgatgaagtctcccctcagcctcctccagactaaacagccccagggccctcatCTACTCCCACAacccctcttctccagacccttccccagctccgttcctttctctggacgcgctccagcccaTCAgggtctttcttggagtgagggacccaaaactgaacccaggatttgaggtgctgagcacaggggcacaatcccttccttgctcctgctggcacacagtttctgatccaagccaggatgctggtggccttcttggccacctgggccaccgctggctcatgttcagccactgctgaCCAACACTCCTAGTTTCTTTTCCACCggcagctctccagctgctcttctccaagcttGGAGCTGTgtagggttgttgtgacccaagtgcaggatgcAACACTTGGCCTGGCTGAACCTTATTCTCCCCCTGTCAGATGTCACTGCTCCACCTGAGCTGCTGCAAAGCTGCATTCCGGGACACTCGGTACCTGCTGCGGAAGGGGGAGGTTTGTCCTGGAGGAAGCCTTGTTGGgtcaggagaggagagaaaaactgGGGGTATGGCGGCAGGGTGTGACACGGCTGCTGGAGCACGTGGGCTGTGCTGCAAGGACAAAGGCAATGTTACCCAAACCTCGCTCTGCCTTCAGTTCTCCGTTCCAAACTAAACCAGATCATTCCCAACCTGAGGGCGCCCGGGAAGAGGGCGTGCAGGTACCGCTGCAGGGTCTGCTCGGCACTCTCACAGGCGTGGAACAGGGAAGGTGGTTGcgtcccagcagagctgctgcaaagaaaaccaTCCAGGCTTTGCTAGGGGACTTGGCTGAAAATAGCGGTGCCTCCGTTGCATTTTAGCTGCTTTTCTTTAGCGCACAGAACCGGCCACATCCCAGCATTCCCAACAAGATTGACAATGGCTTTGGAGAGAAATGGTGCTTCTGAGGGTGCTGGAGTTGAGAATGGAATTCCCGAGTGCGGTTCAAACGCCCTTTACCTGACGTGACTTTCTTTGCCGATTCCTCGTAGAACAACGGACTGAGCGAAACAGGAGCGAACCCTTCGCTCCCTCCACGGAACCAGAAGCTTCCAGGGCACATCCTGCCGGTGGGCGCACAAAACGTCAGCAAGCGAGCAGCTGTGCcgggcaggaaagggaagagaggcCCAAGCAGCCGCAACCTGTAGGCCCGAGGGGTGACAGGTCACCATGCGGAGCAGCTCCCCGTGTCCTGGGAATGTGGGGATGGGAAGGAAGAGGCAGCGAGGTGAGcggctgctgctccttctgcccATACCTTTCTCCCAGAGAAGTTCAGAGTTTCAGCGAGGTGCATCATGGAGCCTTGGGAGGATGAGAGCCGGTACGGCACCGTGAGGGTATCGAGTGCCGCCGCCAGCACCGCGCTGCTCTGATAGTTCAGGGATACCTGCGGGGGAAGAGAGATGGAGGAGTTCAATCTGGTCCTTAAAcgattttaatgtatttaactTAAGCAATTTATGTGTTGTATGGAGACTGCTTGAAGTTATTCCAGGGTTTGGATAAATTATTTGAGGGTTCGGATAAGTTATTCTAGGGTCTAGATATGTTAAGATAAGGTTTGGATATTCCAGGGTCTGGATAAATTAATCCAGAGTCTCAGTAAGTTATTCCAAGGTCTGGATAAGTTATATCAGGGTTTGGATAAGTTACTTCGGGGTTAGAATAAGTTATTCCAAGTTCTGGATAAGTTACTCCAGGGTTTGGATAAGTTATTCCAAGATCTGAATAAATTATCCCAGGGTCTGGATAAATTACTCCAGGGTTTGGGCAAGTTATTCCAGGGTCTGGGTAAATTAATCCCAGGTTTGGGTAGGTTACATCAGGGTTTGGAGAAGTTGTTTCAGGGTTTGGATAAGTTGTTCCAGAGTCTGGATAAGTTGTTCCAGGGTTTGGCTGCTTACTAATGAATCATCTGCTGCCAGTTTTCTTGTCCACAGCTGCTTAGTGCTCGGACAAAGCTGGAGTCACCCTCTCCACATGGGAAGAACAATGCAGCACAGCAAGTTTTTCAGTGCTGATACCAAAGGCAGCAGAGCAAGAAAAGAGCTCAGCAAAGTAGAAGTCCAAGCGTTGTTAAAGGTATGAAAGAACTGGGAAGGAAGAACTGGCCATGAACTCTGctaacagcaaggaaaaacatctttcctGCTTCGCAGAACAGCATCATGAAACACCACCACTCAAACAActgagctgcagggacagatGGGTCAGTGTGGGAGCGTGGAAAGCCACCAGTGTGGTTTGTTGGACGTACTGCAGGACGTACATCGTAGTTTAGGTATGGAAACGTCACTGGAGGCTGCGGCCTGAGCCCCAAGCTCGCGCTGAGCGACAAAGGGCAAAGGAGCGAGCTGTGCCGGCAGAGGTGGACGATGCCCAGGGCTGTGTTCATCACTCTGTACAAGTTCTTCTGAGAATCctgggtgggaaaaaaaaaaacccaaccgtCAGAATCTAAAGATGTAAACAAGAcacacaagaaagctggggagggactattcataaagacttgtgctgataggacgagggggaacggggataaactggagaggggcagatttagactggacgtaaggaagaatttcttcatagtgagagtggtgagacactggaacaggttgcccagggaagttgtggctgccccattcctggaggtgttcaaggccaggttggatggaccttgggcagcctgatctaatggaatgtccctgcccatggcaggaggttagaactggatgatctttaaggtcccttccattccaaactattctatgattctgtggcaCAGTCGAATCCATCCTGGGCATTGAAGCATTGCCTTGTTTCCTACTGTTTACTTACACCCAGGTTACTCATGCCTGGAGTCAGCCCCCACGTCAGGATCCCTTTTCCCGAGTACTCATCGTAGAGCAGTTCTGTCACCTTAGCGCCAACTCCAGAGAATCCGTTGTGTAGGTCGCAGAGGACCTGAAACCCCTGTGTAAAATGAAAGTAGCAGCCAGGATTCTGCTTGATCCCGAACAGAAAAtgtcttgaaagaaaagagagtttAGACCAAGCGGCCGAACCTGCAGGTAATCACATTCTTCAACATAAAAGTGCAACCGatcttccagctcctccaggcagcCAGGGTCCTGCAGCAGACTCTCACCTTGTCCAAAGGCTTCCAGACAACCACATTCcctgagcaaaaaaaaaccccaaaatcagctttttctgtcccctcttaatttttccttaaaggcaaaaggaagatCCTGCTCTGGAAAATGGATTCTGAGCCACTCTGCAGCCATACCCATCGAGCATGTACTGACGGATGACGTAGACGCTCTTAGGATGCAAGTGCACGTTGAGGTAATCAGACCAGAGCCGCACGCCGCCACCCGAGGGAGCTTCCTCAGAAAGAGCGAGTGGTGAAGGGTCAGGAGCTGCGCCTGGAATGAGAGGTGGGGAAGAGCAAAGGGCTGATCAAATGAAGAAAACGCAGCTTTTCACCTCGTCCAGTTTCTTAACTTGTTGCTGCTCTCTGACCCCTTTCTGGCAGGAAATAAATCTTATCCCAGTTttcatgggatggtttgggttggaagggacctcaaagctcatccagttccacccctgccatgggcagagacacctcccactggctcaggggctccaaaccccatccaacctggccttgaacccctccagggatggagcagccaccactgctctgggcaacctgggccaaggcctccccaccctcacaggaaacatttcctcctaagatctcatctcaatctcctctctttcagcttcaaaccattcccccttgtcgtatcactacaggccctgctaaaaagatTTCCCCCATCTTTGTTATCAGCACCCTTTAAGTATTGAGAgcctgctctaaggtctctgtgctgaacaaccccaactctcccagcctggcctcgtacaggaggttctccagcccttggatcatctctgtggcctcctctggacccgttccaacagctccatgtccttcctgtgctgaggactccagaactggactcagggctccaggttgggtctcaccagagcggagcagaggggcagaaccccctccgtccctgctgctcccactgctctggatgcagcccaggacacgggtggtttctgggctgtgagcacctGTTGTCAGATCACATCCAGCTTCTCACCcatcatttccttctttcccttctccctcacGCTCATTCCCTGCTGCATTGTCCGGCCCCAGCACTCACAGGGATTACGCTGCAGCTCTGGTCCCAGCAGGAAAAACCAGAACCCTGGGGAAGCACAAACTGGTCAGAGCACCCGCACCCACCTGGAACTGAAGTATGGGGACTCCCTCGTCCTTCAGAAGTGTTGtcttcctgcagaaaaaaagctccATTATGGGATGTGCTGCCCCATCCATCCACGTGTtgcagggcagggagctgcagcGAGCACCGGGGTGAGAGGAAGCAAACCTGAGCAGAGCCCAGGGCAcagctgggagggagccagGACACAACACAGGAACATGGACAACATGGCACACAGCTGGGGGGCCCAGGCCATTCTGCCCACCCCAGGACCCCACTCTGCCCACTCTGGGGACTCTGCTCGTGGTCCCACTCCACCTTCCCCAGGAGCCCACAGTGCCCACCCCAGCCCTGGtctccatcccattcccaggactctgccctgctctgctcacTCAGGCCCTGGGACACCCCCCCCAGTCATTGATCCCCTCCTCGCTCCCTCCAGCTCCAGGACTCCCTCCTCATCCCCAGGACCCCAGTCCCGCTCATGCTTTGTCCATGCTGTGCCC
This window of the Cuculus canorus isolate bCucCan1 chromosome 28, bCucCan1.pri, whole genome shotgun sequence genome carries:
- the MSTO1 gene encoding protein misato homolog 1 isoform X7, encoding MPGEAVTLQLGHYAGCVGAQWWGLQAAPGRGSPELRRSALLRTERALGGRERLTPRLVALELKGTEPWPRTWTGAPHRGTAGTGRCALGSAQVCFLSPRCSLQLPALQHVDGWGSTSHNGAFFLQEDNTSEGRGSPHTSVPGAAPDPSPLALSEEAPSGGGVRLWSDYLNVHLHPKSVYVIRQYMLDGECGCLEAFGQGESLLQDPGCLEELEDRLHFYVEECDYLQGFQVLCDLHNGFSGVGAKVTELLYDEYSGKGILTWGLTPGMSNLGDSQKNLYRVMNTALGIVHLCRHSSLLCPLSLSASLGLRPQPPVTFPYLNYDVRPAVSLNYQSSAVLAAALDTLTVPYRLSSSQGSMMHLAETLNFSGRKDVPWKLLVPWRERRVRSCFAQSVVLRGIGKESHVSSAGTQPPSLFHACESAEQTLQRYLHALFPGALSTAHVLQQPCHTLPPYPQFFSPLLTQQGFLQDKPPPSAAAVESIPVLAALQSSPVLHTLLTSLYRDIQKLNTRRFASFFSTGVEQDEFQEALEELRTLSQCYKAGLEASQSEDEADSD
- the MSTO1 gene encoding protein misato homolog 1 isoform X2; translation: MPGEAVTLQLGHYAGCVGAQWWGLQAAPGRGSPELRRSALLRTERALGGRERLTPRLVALELKGTEPWPRTWTGAPHRGTAGTGRCALGSAQVCFLSPRCSLQLPALQHVDGWGSTSHNGAFFLQEDNTSEGRGSPHTSVPGAAPDPSPLALSEEAPSGGGVRLWSDYLNVHLHPKSVYVIRQYMLDGECGCLEAFGQGESLLQDPGCLEELEDRLHFYVEECDYLQGFQVLCDLHNGFSGVGAKVTELLYDEYSGKGILTWGLTPGMSNLGDSQKNLYRVMNTALGIVHLCRHSSLLCPLSLSASLGLRPQPPVTFPYLNYDVRPAVSLNYQSSAVLAAALDTLTVPYRLSSSQGSMMHLAETLNFSGRKVAAAWASLPFPARHSCSLADVLCAHRQDVPWKLLVPWRERRVRSCFAQSVVLRGIGKESHVSSAGTQPPSLFHACESAEQTLQRYLHALFPGALSTAHVLQQPCHTLPPYPQFFSPLLTQQGFLQDKPPPSAAAVESIPVLAALQSSPVLHTLLTSLYRDIQKLNTRRFASFFSTGVEQDEFQEALEELRTLSQCYKAGLEASQSEDEADSD
- the MSTO1 gene encoding protein misato homolog 1 isoform X3 gives rise to the protein MPGEAVTLQLGHYAGCVGAQWWGLQAAPGRGSPELRRSALLRTERALGGRERLTPRLVALELKGTEPWPRTWTGAPHRGTAGTGRCALGSAQVCFLSPRCSLQLPALQHVDGWGSTSHNGAFFLQEDNTSEGRGSPHTSVPGAAPDPSPLALSEEAPSGGGVRLWSDYLNVHLHPKSVYVIRQYMLDGECGCLEAFGQGESLLQDPGCLEELEDRLHFYVEECDYLQGFQVLCDLHNGFSGVGAKVTELLYDEYSGKGILTWGLTPGMSNLGDSQKNLYRVMNTALGIVHLCRHSSLLCPLSLSASLGLRPQPPVTFPYLNYDVSLNYQSSAVLAAALDTLTVPYRLSSSQGSMMHLAETLNFSGRKVAAAWASLPFPARHSCSLADVLCAHRQDVPWKLLVPWRERRVRSCFAQSVVLRGIGKESHVSSSAGTQPPSLFHACESAEQTLQRYLHALFPGALSTAHVLQQPCHTLPPYPQFFSPLLTQQGFLQDKPPPSAAAVESIPVLAALQSSPVLHTLLTSLYRDIQKLNTRRFASFFSTGVEQDEFQEALEELRTLSQCYKAGLEASQSEDEADSD
- the MSTO1 gene encoding protein misato homolog 1 isoform X8, with the protein product MPGEAVTLQLGHYAGCVGAQWWGLQAAPGRGSPELRRSALLRTERALGGRERLTPRLVALELKGTEPWPRTWTGAPHRGTAGTGRCALGSAQVCFLSPRCSLQLPALQHVDGWGSTSHNGAFFLQEDNTSEGRGSPHTSVPGAAPDPSPLALSEEAPSGGGVRLWSDYLNVHLHPKSVYVIRQYMLDGECGCLEAFGQGESLLQDPGCLEELEDRLHFYVEECDYLQGFQVLCDLHNGFSGVGAKVTELLYDEYSGKGILTWGLTPGMSNLGDSQKNLYRVMNTALGIVHLCRHSSLLCPLSLSASLGLRPQPPVTFPYLNYDVRPAVSLNYQSSAVLAAALDTLTVPYRLSSSQGSMMHLAETLNFSGRKVAAAWASLPFPARHSCSLADVLCAHRQDVPWKLLVPWRERRVRSCFAQSVVLRGIGKESHVSHCQSCWECWDVAGSVR
- the MSTO1 gene encoding protein misato homolog 1 isoform X4, which produces MPGEAVTLQLGHYAGCVGAQWWGLQAAPGRGSPELRRSALLRTERALGGRERLTPRLVALELKGTEPWPRTWTGAPHRGTAGTGRCALGSAQVCFLSPRCSLQLPALQHVDGWGSTSHNGAFFLQEDNTSEGRGSPHTSVPGAAPDPSPLALSEEAPSGGGVRLWSDYLNVHLHPKSVYVIRQYMLDGECGCLEAFGQGESLLQDPGCLEELEDRLHFYVEECDYLQGFQVLCDLHNGFSGVGAKVTELLYDEYSGKGILTWGLTPGMSNLGDSQKNLYRVMNTALGIVHLCRHSSLLCPLSLSASLGLRPQPPVTFPYLNYDVSLNYQSSAVLAAALDTLTVPYRLSSSQGSMMHLAETLNFSGRKVAAAWASLPFPARHSCSLADVLCAHRQDVPWKLLVPWRERRVRSCFAQSVVLRGIGKESHVSSAGTQPPSLFHACESAEQTLQRYLHALFPGALSTAHVLQQPCHTLPPYPQFFSPLLTQQGFLQDKPPPSAAAVESIPVLAALQSSPVLHTLLTSLYRDIQKLNTRRFASFFSTGVEQDEFQEALEELRTLSQCYKAGLEASQSEDEADSD
- the MSTO1 gene encoding protein misato homolog 1 isoform X5, with product MPGEAVTLQLGHYAGCVGAQWWGLQAAPGRGSPELRRSALLRTERALGGRERLTPRLVALELKGGAARPVVAEGPVASWDGAVASYLDRGSTPRDGGDRAEDNTSEGRGSPHTSVPGAAPDPSPLALSEEAPSGGGVRLWSDYLNVHLHPKSVYVIRQYMLDGECGCLEAFGQGESLLQDPGCLEELEDRLHFYVEECDYLQGFQVLCDLHNGFSGVGAKVTELLYDEYSGKGILTWGLTPGMSNLGDSQKNLYRVMNTALGIVHLCRHSSLLCPLSLSASLGLRPQPPVTFPYLNYDVRPAVSLNYQSSAVLAAALDTLTVPYRLSSSQGSMMHLAETLNFSGRKVAAAWASLPFPARHSCSLADVLCAHRQDVPWKLLVPWRERRVRSCFAQSVVLRGIGKESHVSSSAGTQPPSLFHACESAEQTLQRYLHALFPGALSTAHVLQQPCHTLPPYPQFFSPLLTQQGFLQDKPPPSAAAVESIPVLAALQSSPVLHTLLTSLYRDIQKLNTRRFASFFSTGVEQDEFQEALEELRTLSQCYKAGLEASQSEDEADSD
- the MSTO1 gene encoding protein misato homolog 1 isoform X6, with protein sequence MPGEAVTLQLGHYAGCVGAQWWGLQAAPGRGSPELRRSALLRTERALGGRERLTPRLVALELKGTEPWPRTWTGAPHRGTAGTGRCALGSAQVCFLSPRCSLQLPALQHVDGWGSTSHNGAFFLQEDNTSEGRGSPHTSVPGAAPDPSPLALSEEAPSGGGVRLWSDYLNVHLHPKSVYVIRQYMLDGECGCLEAFGQGESLLQDPGCLEELEDRLHFYVEECDYLQGFQVLCDLHNGFSGVGAKVTELLYDEYSGKGILTWGLTPGMSNLGDSQKNLYRVMNTALGIVHLCRHSSLLCPLSLSASLGLRPQPPVTFPYLNYDVRPAVSLNYQSSAVLAAALDTLTVPYRLSSSQGSMMHLAETLNFSGRKDVPWKLLVPWRERRVRSCFAQSVVLRGIGKESHVSSSAGTQPPSLFHACESAEQTLQRYLHALFPGALSTAHVLQQPCHTLPPYPQFFSPLLTQQGFLQDKPPPSAAAVESIPVLAALQSSPVLHTLLTSLYRDIQKLNTRRFASFFSTGVEQDEFQEALEELRTLSQCYKAGLEASQSEDEADSD
- the MSTO1 gene encoding protein misato homolog 1 isoform X1, with product MPGEAVTLQLGHYAGCVGAQWWGLQAAPGRGSPELRRSALLRTERALGGRERLTPRLVALELKGTEPWPRTWTGAPHRGTAGTGRCALGSAQVCFLSPRCSLQLPALQHVDGWGSTSHNGAFFLQEDNTSEGRGSPHTSVPGAAPDPSPLALSEEAPSGGGVRLWSDYLNVHLHPKSVYVIRQYMLDGECGCLEAFGQGESLLQDPGCLEELEDRLHFYVEECDYLQGFQVLCDLHNGFSGVGAKVTELLYDEYSGKGILTWGLTPGMSNLGDSQKNLYRVMNTALGIVHLCRHSSLLCPLSLSASLGLRPQPPVTFPYLNYDVRPAVSLNYQSSAVLAAALDTLTVPYRLSSSQGSMMHLAETLNFSGRKVAAAWASLPFPARHSCSLADVLCAHRQDVPWKLLVPWRERRVRSCFAQSVVLRGIGKESHVSSSAGTQPPSLFHACESAEQTLQRYLHALFPGALSTAHVLQQPCHTLPPYPQFFSPLLTQQGFLQDKPPPSAAAVESIPVLAALQSSPVLHTLLTSLYRDIQKLNTRRFASFFSTGVEQDEFQEALEELRTLSQCYKAGLEASQSEDEADSD